Genomic DNA from Mastomys coucha isolate ucsf_1 unplaced genomic scaffold, UCSF_Mcou_1 pScaffold16, whole genome shotgun sequence:
CAAGGCAAAACCACAGAGGCAGCAATAGACCAGCAGTTGCCAAGGGCTTACTTAGGGAGGGAGGATGACTAGATAGTGCACAGGGGAGTTTTGTGGCATTGAAACTTTTGTATGACTATAATAACAAGACACGTGACATTCTGCATTTGTCAAAATCCATAGATTGAACACAAAAGATgacattcaaaataaattaattaactctAGTTCATAATAATGTGagacaggagaaatggctcagtggttaagagcactgtctgctcttccagaggacctgggttcacttcctagcacccacatggcaccttacaactgtctgtaactccagttccagggcatctgacaccctcacacagtcatacatacaagcaaagtaccaatgcacataaataaattataatagtataatattagtaataataataataatgcatcaATATGGTTGATCAGTAGAAAGTAGTATGCCATGATTCAAGATAAGGGAAGTTCATGAGGAATATATGGGTACTGTCTGTATTCTTGCCCACTTTTTCTGTAAACCTAAATATCACTTAAGAGAAGtatattaaacaaaattttagcctggcagtggtggcacatacctttaatcccagtcctcgggaggcagagacaagtgagtctctaaattcaaagccagtctggtctatagagtgagttccaggaaggctagggctacacaaagaaactctgtctcaaaaaaggggggTGAATTTTTTCAAAACCAGGGACATTCTAAAATTCAAAAACTAAATTTCAAAGCAGCAAAGGACAACAGGAAGTGTGTGAGGGTTGTAGCTGTACGTAGGGTGGATGAGTGAGGCTTTTCTGATAAGATTGCAATTAAGTGGTCCCAGAAGAGCTGACTGCTTTTTCAGCTATCTGGGTCAAGAACATTCCAGGAAGGAGATACAAAAGGTTCTTAGATGGAAGTGTGAAACAGAGGGGTTGGCAGATAGGAAGGATGAGTTGGGTCATGGGGTGATCTGAAGACTGTTTAAAAGGTCTTTCATGCCTACCAGATGTGGTGAtatgcatctttaatcccagtcctcaggagatagaggcaggtgacCTCTGAGtacagaggcaggctggtctacagagtgaattccaagacagctagagctacacagaaaaaactcagagagggagagggagagggacagagggagggacaggggtgggggagggagggaggaagaagagacagatgtggtggcatgtacctgtaagcccagcactgggaaagctgAGGCCAAAAGATCACAAGTTTTAGTTCAACTTTGGGCTCTCAAGCTAGATCCTATCTCTAAGTTTAAAAACACAGCTGGAAAGATGGATCTGttgttaagatcacttgctgctttgtagaggacccatgtttgattcccagtacctacatgggaGTTTACAActgactataactccagttttccAAGTGATCCAGtactctcttctgccctcctcttacactacacacgcatgcacacacatacacacgcactacacatacatacattaagacaaaaaaactaaaaaatagtaaatttaaaaaaagagtctcACAGAGATAAATTGATCTGGGGCCGTAATTCAGTGACGAAGCTTTCCTAAACAGGTATAAGATCCTAGCTCCAATTCTCCTACaccacaagaagaaattagagcAGAGAATAGTCATGATTCCTATATTCCCAGGACATGGAATAGGCTGCAGTAGGATcagaagtgagttccagaaagaCCTTGTCCCAGAAGATGAAGACAGTGATGAAGAGGATCTCGGGCGTGTGTGAAGATTGGAAAGGTCCATGCATCATCTAGGGCTTCCAAGCTTTCAAGGAGGCAAAAAGAgctaggagggaaggaagagaattcTGAAACCTTAAAACCAAATTTCCTGCTCATAGGAGGGAAGGAGAATGATGCACTGACAGGGTCCACTCACTAAGAGTGGGAGAAGTGACCGTATGGAGTAAAGAAAAGAGTTCATCAGTAATCTTGATGAGAACTTATATGGTACATGATGGAGCAAAAGCTTATATAGAATGAGTTTGTAAGATCAGAGAAGAGATGCCAGGTGTAGTAGTGTAACCAcctagcatttgtgaggcagagccAGGCTGATCTATgtactgagttccaggagagtcagccagggctacataatgagaccctgtctcaaaacagggagagggagaggggaaaaacaGGTCTGATTGATCTGATGGACCCCACAATCCCACAAGGTAGCAGGAGATAATCAACCGAGAGTTCTCTGACCACAATGCTCTGTGGAACACATGGGTGCTTACatacacaaattttttttttaagaatggaGAAGGggccgggaagtggtggtgcacgcctttcatcccagcacttgggaggcagaggcaggcggatttctgagttcaagaccaacctggtctacagagtgagttccaggacagccatggctactcagagaaaccctgtctcgaaaaaccaaaaaaaaaaaaaaaaaaaagttgctatgTGTACTGTGTATAAAAGTACCCTCctaggtcagaagagagtgtatGATTCCACAGAgatagagttacagacagttgtgagatggatgctgggaaccaaactcaggtcctctgggaaagtgGTCAGCAATGTCAACTGaaccagaaacaataaaaaaaagaagatgtttgtattttgttttgtttaattgttttaatatttttatatatgggtgttttgcctgaatgatCTATTTGTACTGCATGTCTGTGCTTACATGTGCCACTGGAGGCCAGGGGAAGGCATCtcatcccctgggactagagttactgatggttgtgggTCACAAGGTGCTGGAAataaaacccaggtcctttggaagagcagccagtgctcttaactgctgagtcatctctccagcctctagtttggttttgtgtatgtgtgtatgtgcatgtgcgtgtgctgTACTTGTTATAtggttgcttgcttgtttgtttgaggtagggtctctccctctgaagcccaagctggccttgaacttctgatccttctgtctctacctcctaaatgcaGAAATTATAggcagatgtgcaccaccatacttgagagaaagagacttttttgttgttgttgttttgttttgtttcgagatagggtttctctgtgtagccctggctgtcctggaactcactctgtagaccaggctggcctggaactcagaaatctgcctgtctctgcctcccaagtgctgggattaaaggcgtgcgccaccaccgcccagctcaagaAAGAGACTTTTAAGATGAAAAAATTGAAACTGGGATTACAGCTCACTTGgtaggtagaatgcttgcctagcattcatgaagccaTGGGTTGGAGCCTCAGAACACTAAAACCTGGCATGGTGGCTTAAGTGTATAAACCTGTTGACCGCGCAGTCAtttcgccagcaagaagacatgcggacactaggatccttctgcagcaagcatttattgcatcaggaagaggaagaccccgagccaataatcggcactgcttatatacaccacagcgtggcgtgtccgcccatNNNNNNNNNNNNNNNNNNNNNNNNNNNNNNNNNNNNNNNNNNNNNNNNNNNNNNNNNNNNNNNNNNNNNNNNNNNNNNNNNNNNNNNNNNNNNNNNNNNNNNNNNNNNNNNNNNNNNNNNNNNNNNNNNNNNNNNNNNNNNNNNNNNNNNNNNNNNNNNNNNNNNNNNNNNNNNNNNNNNNNNNNNNNNNNNNNNNNNNNNNNNNNNNNNNNNNNNNNNNNNNNNNNNNNNNNNNNNNNNNNNNNNNNNNNNNNNNNNNNNNNNNNNNNNNNNNNNNNNNNNNNNNNNNNNNNNNNNNNNNNNNNNNNNNNNNNNNNNNNNNNNNNNNNNNNNNNNNNNNNNNNNNNNNNNNNNNNNNNNNNNNNNNNNNNNNNNNNNNNNNNNNNNNNNNNNNNNNNNNNNNNNNNNNNNNNNNNNNNNNNNNNNNNNNNNNNNNNNNNNNNNNNNNNNNNNNNNNNNNNNNNNNNNNNNNNNNNNNNNNNNNNNNNNNNNNNNNNNNNNNNNNNNNNNNNNNNNNNNNNNNNNNNNNNNNNNNNNNNNNNNNNNNNNNNNNNNNNNNNNNNNNNNNNNNNNNNNNNNNNNNNNNNNNNNNNNNNNNNNNNNNNNNNNNNNNNNNNNNNNNNNNNNNNNNNNNNNNNNNNNNNNNNNNNNNNNNNNNNNNNNNNNNNNNNNNNNNNNNNNNNNNNNNNNNNNNNNNNNNNNNNNTCTATAGACAACTGTAAcgtgggcctggtcttaaggtcaaccaccagatgagcaaagtctgtcccagagGAGCCAAGCCCGTTGGTGCCCCGTGGAAGTCCcatagaggggaaacaatcatgtaagctggggaggactattaactgagcaatcctatcccccggggagatggagaagacgccctgcgggcaagaacagagaacctgtagttcccAGTATAATCTTGGTCAAGCACGCCAGGGTGCACCACAAGGCCTTTCAAGGTGAGGGATGAGCGTCCCAGCACAAGGCCAACGCTtccttctggcagaggaccctgaaagGTGACTGGCACAGGCTGCACGCCCATGTGCGACATcagtaagaattgggaggtggagcagaggtccactCCTGCGGAGCCTCTTGTCGCTcggcaggggctctctgaatgtTGGCGTGTATCTTTTTGGGCCCTGGAATCTGGGGCCCGGAAACCCGTTTTTTGGGGGGTCAGGTTCATTTTCTTGTGGCTCATGATCATGTTGGATAATTTTCCCTTGAATGTCTCTGACCGAACGACATTCATTTGCCCAATGATAGCCCTTCCTACACTTGGTACAAAGACCTGGTACCCTCCGTTGCATGGGGACACGGCAGTCTTTCTTCAAATGACCGGGTTTCCCACAATTGTAGCACACTTTGCGACCTGAAGGCCCTGACTGTTTCTGACTTTGTAAGATAGCAGCGGCGAGGCCAGAGTTGGTAAGTGGACCCCCTAGTCCTCGACAAACTTTTATCCAATCTGTCAACTCTTTATCTCTCCTCGGGGTAATAACAGTCTTACACTCTGGTGAAGCATTTTCAAAAACCAACTGTTCAATTAATGGTTTGACCTGTTCTgggtctccaaaaattctacccgCCACCTCAGTCATTCgggccacaaaatcagaaaatggctCTTGAGGGCCCTGCACAACCTTTGTCAAATGTCCTCCTGCATCACCTTTCTTCGAGAGAGCTTTCCACGCCTTGATAGTGGCTGCCGAGACCTGGTCATAAGCTCCCCAATCATAGTTCGTCTGGTTATAGATGAACTGTCCTTGCCCCGTCAACAAGTCAAAGGTCCAGTACCTTTCGTTGCCCTCCGCATTGGCATTAGCCCTGGCCTGAACCTGGGAGGCATCATGCCACAAGATCTTCCATTCCATGTATTGTCCCATACTAGAAAGCGCAGCCTTCACTATGTTCTGCCAGTCATTGGGCATCATTGCCATggttgcaagtctttcaagttgcataaTGGTAAAATTGGCATCAGGCCCATATTtgctgactgactcagcaagctctttGATAGGGGTGTATTCTACTGGAGCATAGACACGGCCACCATAAGcattctcaaacactggaaaggcacgcaagagcttactcttgtctcctttagataaaaaggaatctgaacagtgtctatcagtgtacagcaggggtgcacttggaagagcaggcgggacagcataaagcattttgcggctctgatctctcgctccctttcgctttcgattctggagaggcggcaaatgctcatccggatgaNNNNNNNNNNNNNNNNNNNNNNNNNNNNNNNNNNNNNNNNNNNNNNNNNNNNNNNNNNNNNNNNNNNNNNNNNNNNNNNNNNNNNNNNNNNNNNNNNNNNNNNNNNNNNNNNNNNNNNNNNNNNNNNNNNNNNNNNNNNNNNNNNNNNNNNNNNNNNNNNNNNNNNNNNNNNNNNNNNNNNNNNNNNNNNNNNNNNNNNNNNNNNNNNNNNNNNNNNNNNNNNNNNNNNNNNNNNNNNNNNNNNNNNNNNNNNNNNNNNNNNNNNNNNNNNNNNNNNNNNNNNNNNNNNNNNNNNNNNNNNNNNNNNNNNNNNNNNNNNNNNNNNNNNNNNNNNNNNNNNNNNNNNNNNNNNNNNNNNNNNNNNNNNNNNNNNNNNNNNNNNNNNNNNNNNNNNNNNNNNNNNNNNNNNNNNNNNNNNNNNNNNNNNNNNNNNNNNNNNNNNNNNNNNNNNNNNNNNNNNNNNNNNNNNNNNNNNNNNNNNNNNNNNNNNNNNNNNNNNNNNNNNNNNNNNNNNNNNNNNNNNNNNNNNNNNNNNNNNNNNNNNNNNNNNNNNNNNNNNNNNNNNNNNNNNNNNNNNNNNNNNNNNNNNNNNNNNNNNNNNNNNNNNNNNNNNNNNNNNNNNNNNNNNNNNNNNNNNNNNNNNNNNNNNNNNNNNNNNNNNNNNNNNNNNNNNNNNNNNNNNNNNNNNNNNNNNNNNNNNNNNNNNNNNNNNNNNNNNNNNNNNNNNNNNNNNNNNNNNNNNNNNNNNNNNNNNNNNNNNNNNNNNNNNNNNNNNNNNNNNNNNNNNgacagcggatgtaggcgccatcttgtcaaggcgaatgcctctccagctctaccactctccacatAAACCCAGTTCTCCAAAGGTATAGAGAAGAGGAGCAGAAGATAAagtcatgggctggtgagatggctcagcgggtaagagcactgactgctcttccgaaggtcctgagttcaaatcccagcaaccacatggtggctcacaaccacccgtaatgagatctgatgccctcttctggtgtgtctgaagacagctacagtgtacttatctataataataaatcttaaaaaaagataaagtcaTGCTCAGTTACACAGGAAATTTGAGGCCATCTATCTACATCAGGCCccatcttaaaaaacaataaaatagggctggtgagatggctcagagggtaagagcaccgactgctcttcagaaggtcatgagttcaaatcccagcaaccacatggtggctcacaaccacccgtaataagttctgacgccctcttctggtgggtctaaagacagctacagtgtattacatataataaataaataaatcttcaaaaaaaaacaataaaataataggaTGTTAATAAAGTATGTCATTAGTACATTATCCTGTAGAGGGAAGACTGAGATTAcagaagaaaagatgatttgtttttgttgttgttttgggttggttttgattttttcaagacagggtttcccctGGCTGTActgttgtgtagaccaggctggcctcaagctcacagcaatccacctgcctcatcTTCCCAGTACTGAGATCAGTGGCATGCATCGCCACCATCTGGCTcagaaagatgatttttaaagggTCCTGGAAAAGCCAAGTATAGTGGCAaatgactttaatcctagtactcaggaggcagagacaggtagatctgtgagtttaagatcacactggtctgcagagtgagttctagttcagttagggctacatagaaagaccttgtatcaaaaacaaaacaaacaaaagatcctGTCTGTGGAGAGCAGtcgagcgggagaggcattcaccatgacaagatggcgcctacttccgctgtaactcctggtaaacaaccgtttgtgcatgtgcgtagagaactgtttgggcatgtgcgtagaatgaaaagatgccgagtcacggcccatcccggggcgtcacgtggggtgatgagcaaacagccaatcatgggcggacacgccacactgtggtgtatataagcattgctgattattggcttgaccctttttttccctctggaagagggcagtaaacgttgctgcagaaggatcctagtgtccgcgtgtcttcttcccggagaGACGACTACGCGGGCCACacctgtcctttaaaaaaaaaaaaaaagatgggggaaAAGTGAAGACAAGGTCACAAATATGTGCCTCCTAAGGGCAGGTGCACAGCAGCAGGAGCGTGGGAAGGAAGCTGTGTCATCTCTCCCTGCTTTCACTCTCTCAGTGTTGAAGGAACCAGGATTGGGGTACAGTTAGTGGTAGAGTGGTTGCTTAGGGTTTGAAACCAAGCATCacaaagacaaggaagaagaacTAGAAATCCACAGGTAGACATGTGTGCCTGCCCTCCCCGCCATGTGcactgtgtgcgtgcatgcatgtgtgtgtgtgtgaatgtgtgtgtaagtgtgtgtgtttttcttctctctggcaGTAGTTACCACTATTTCTCTTCCCACTGTTTACGTTGCCATTTTGAGCTTCATAGGAAGAATCATACCCTCTTATGCCATTTTGTTTGTGAGAGCTAACAATTCTGTGACAACTTGTCATTTGTTATTGCTGTGAGTAAGCAACATCTGATACCTTTATTTTGATAGAAACACATTGGTATTCTTTGGGTTGAGAGCTGAGTCATAGCAGGTATATACTTCAGCCCTAGAACATCAATGTACACTCACTCCACTGGTGTCCTCCATGCCTCCCAGGATCCACACCAACACTGGTATCTTCACTCAGGCTCCTAGCTTTAGATCTTGGAGATTTCATTGTGGTTTCATTTATATTGTCTTGATGAAAAACTTATGTTAATGGGCAGGTGAAAACTTATGTTAATGGTTCAGCAGTAAAGaggcttgttgccaagcctgagagcctgagtttgatccatggAACTTACataatggagggagagaactgccTCCCACAaatcgtcctctgacctccacatatgtcactaaaacacccacacatatacacaaatcaaTAGATGTACATTTTTAAGGTTATGTGAATCATCTTTTCATTATATAGGTCGTTTGGATCTCCTCTTTTCCAAAGTGTTTTTTCAAGTCATTTCCCCTGTTATTTTACTGCTGTTCTCTTACTAGTTGTagatggtttggtttgggtttcatTTTCAGACAGGTTCTCACGTATAGAAAAGATATTATTAGCTTTGAATACCTGATGTTCTTGCCTCACCAGATGTGCTTCTGCATCAGCAGTTTTTAACAATATATTCTGAATAAAAGTCCTTTGTAAAGTGTAGTAGTTACAGATGCCTTCTTTCAACCTGTGTGCATTGCCTTTCCACTCTTGCAGGGGAAATTTTTGgtcattatgtgtatgtgtgtgtgtgtttagcataAGATGTCATGGATGTGCAAGTGTATGCAGCCATATGCCCTGCTCTGTCACGCTCTGCCTTACTGTGagagcacatgcctgtaattccatcgttgaggaagtggaggcagcatgatctacatagcaaatctGAGGCCATCATGGGCTATCTGAGAtcctatctaaataaataaataaattgaccCTGGTGGTACAcccttataattccagcacttggaaagaaaGGCAAGAGGTGCAGGAATTCAAACTGATCCTCAActatgtagcaagtttgaggccatcctaagCTACATATAACTCAGTCTCAAACAATAAATATCTtactttaaataagtaaataataaagcaAAGGATTAGATGATATTTAGTATATTCACACTGTGTGTAATCACTACATCTaacagttttaaaacattttcatcaccCCTAAAGGGAATCATATATCGAAAGCAATCAGATGTGTTTCACTTGAGAATTGCCTCACTGTTATGTTCCATGTAATGGAGTCATATGCTCTGTGGTCCCCTGTGCCTGAcctttgtaactttaattttttcaaaccctgtttttaatgatagttcttaaatgctttaatctcccttGTGACCCACCACCCAcacagaggtagtgggaaagaaatgataccggggaagtggacctgtttagaaaggttctgtGAAGCAACTCTTGTGTGTGTtgcctggaaatcagcagttGGGTTCACAGGTTAGCAAGCAGTGGCATCTTGATCCAtttgcaaacacttcacggatacaccagcagtcgagttcagtagagtcaggatagcaagaGCAGTGACACGATTtagcagagacagccaagccTCAGCCTCATCTCGAGTTAGCAGGAGGGACTGTGAGGAACACCAGGagaggctgtgcctctctcagggaagcaaagatcagcaaagactcgaGACCCACAAgccttgcacagctagctgtaccaacAAGCCAAGCTGTCACTTGTCTCTatcactccatggagtcctagttataccctccaaacatcatgtgtcctccacgtgccttgcctcagcacagcaTCCAATCAGCCTGGAAAtggcaagaagctgcagcacGCCACCAGAAGTGTTTTGATGCTTTTCTCTATCTATGGCTTCCTGGCAAATGCAGCTCAGCTATGCAATGGAAGGTGGACCACCgcatgcatgtcattagcaaagaattcttcatcacatgtcctttcatgtgcctgctttttagcagaacatcctctctcccgTGTCTACTTTAATGAAACGTTCCTTTGTGTGCTTGTCCCAGCAAAAAAAACATCCAACCAACTTCCAAAGagcccttaagtttccacttcagaccTTTGTCTCACTCATTACATCCTAACCAcaatttcccctctctccacctcccctctcaCCCAGATCTCTGTTTCCCTTTtaaaaagagcaggccttccgGGGATATCCACTGAATATGACCTAACAAggtacaataagactaggcatgccgggcggtggtggcgcatgcctttaatcccagcacttgggaggcagaggcaggtgNNNNNNNNNNaaaaaaaaaaaagacaagatctCACTTAGAACTCAACTTGAGATTCTCCTACTGCAGCtgggtgctgggatgacaggctggcattgtgtcccatgtaaaatcagaatgttctttcttttgttttctctaggCCCTGGTCATCTTCTCATGTTTGTTTATGAGCTATTATGAATTAATGTCCACATATCATATGAGCTTACAAACCAAAGTGCATttccaccatttgttgaaggacGCATCCTTTCCCCCTCTGACTTGCAACTGAATGACACCaagcttttgctttgttttgttttaaacaaagccTACTGTGTcctgtcctcaaacttgctatgtagccatgggtgtccttgaacttcctgattcttctgcttccacctcccgagtgctgagattacaggcattgggtgctgggatccatcccaagactttgtgcatgctaggtgagcaATCTGCAGCACAGTGCTATGCTTCTAAGTAACCAGGTGGCTATAGAGTCATCCCCGGGTGGCTTCCAGCAAGGAGAACAACCTTCCCATGTTCAGatcatccttttttctttttttttttcttttttttttttttttttttttttttttttggtttttcgagacagggtttctctgtatagccctggctgtcctggaactcactcagtagacaagtctggcctcgaactcagaaatccgcctgtttctgcatctcaagtgctgggattaaaggcatgcgccaccactgcccagctggttttgtTTCTTACATTGAATGCTGACTAATAAGTTATCTAGGCATGTAGTGACATATCATCTGGACCCGAATACTGTTTGTGCATATATTTTTGTCCAGAGCTTAAATGTGTTATACTAGAAGCTTCCTTGCTATTAGGTAGGTGTCCCAATGATTTATTGTAGATTGTTGCCATGGAGTGGGAAAGTAAGCCACCAagaggctggagatggctcagttggttagAGTACTTGATGTTCTCGCAGAGGATTCAGGTTCAATTCTCTGTACCCACACAGAGGCTTCCAGATGTATATAACTCGTGATAGCGGATCTGGCACTGTCTTCAGTCCTCCACAGGCAACAGCCCACAACATGGTGCAAGTGCATGCACCTCATAtctatatacattcatacatatgaagttagaataaataaatcttttaaaagaccaCTAAGACCACCATTGCATGAGTGTCCCAACCATCCTCAAGTCTCAGCCACCCACTCATGTTCAGGGACAGCCTTCAGAAACTGGAAGGTTCATGAGCTGGGCTGGTGCCTGTGGTCTTAACTAGGTGGGAACCTGAGGCAGATCACTCAATCCCgagagttcaggaccagcctcgaccacaaagcaacacacacacacacacacacacacacacacacacacacgcatgaacgCACACGCACGCCTGCACACATTCCATCTGGAAAGTAAGgatgggagaaaagaagggaggagggaaggttaGTTCTCCACTtcttgaccccagcactcagtccACACCTGTTCTCTGGGTGACCGTGTACATGCCTAATGACACTGCATATGTGGCCTTTGCTAAGCCCTCCATCTGAGTACCCTGGGCTACCTGGAAATGCTTCGGAGGCTTGTAAAGCCCCGTGACAAGAAAAAAGCTCAGTTTCTTGCCATGCACTCTCATTTCTGAAGCTAACTCTATGGGATACTACTACTAAATCAAACGCAGAAACCCAGGAGCCATCTCTTCCTCATCCCTTGCTCTTCTTATCCAAGGCCCTGAGATTGTTCCTTGAAATGACCAGGAAACTGGATGCTTGTTGGGCATTATGGTGTGACTAAGTAATTTAGATTTATGCAAATCTATCCCATGAGCCCAGGATCCCAATCCTTCCCTCAGCCACCCCTACCTGCCTACCTTGTCCATAAAACTAATCAAAGCTGGATACGAAGTGTTGTTGCTCTTCTTCTCCAGTTGCCTGCACTCATCTCAAGCTAGATGCTTTAGAGGCAGTCT
This window encodes:
- the LOC116093243 gene encoding igE-binding protein-like; the protein is HCSDSFLSKGDKSKLLRAFPVFENAYGGRVYAPVEYTPIKELAESVSKYGPDANFTIMQLERLATMAMMPNDWQNIVKAALSSMGQYMEWKILWHDASQVQARANANAEGNERYWTFDLLTGQGQFIYNQTNYDWGAYDQVSAATIKAWKALSKKGDAGGHLTKVVQGPQEPFSDFVARMTEVAGRIFGDPEQVKPLIEQLVFENASPECKTVITPRRDKELTDWIKVCRGLGGPLTNSGLAAAILQSQKQSGPSGRKVCYNCGKPGHLKKDCRVPMQRRVPGLCTKCRKGYHWANECRSVRDIQGKIIQHDHEPQENEPDPPKNGFPGPRFQGPKRYTPTFREPLPSDKRLRRSGPLLHLPILTDVAHGRAACASHLSGSSARRKRWPCAGTLIPHLERPCGAPWRA